The proteins below are encoded in one region of Tursiops truncatus isolate mTurTru1 chromosome 12, mTurTru1.mat.Y, whole genome shotgun sequence:
- the LOC109549067 gene encoding large ribosomal subunit protein uL23: MAPKAKKEVPAPPKAEAKAKALKAKKAVLKGVHSHKKKKIRTSPTFRRPKTLRLRRQPKYPRKSAPRRNKLDHYAIIKFPLTTESAMKKIEDNNTLVFIVDVKANKHQIKQAVKKLYDIDVAKVNTLIRPDGEKKAYVRLAPDYDALDVANKIGII, translated from the coding sequence ATGGCGCCGAAAGCGAAGAAGGAAGTCCCTGCCCCTCCCAAAGCCGAAGCCAAAGCAAAAGCTTTGAAGGCCAAGAAAGCAGTGTTGAAAGGCGtacacagccacaaaaaaaagaagatccgGACGTCACCCACCTTCCGACGGCCCAAAACACTGCGGCTCAGGAGGCAGCCCAAATATCCTCGGAAGAGCGCCCCTAGGAGAAACAAGCTTGACCACTATGCCATCATCAAGTTCCCCCTCACCACCGAGTCAGCcatgaagaaaatagaagacaaCAACACACTGGTGTTCATTGTGGATGTCAAGGCCAACAAGCACCAGATTAAACAGGCTGTGAAGAAGCTCTATGACATTGACGTGGCTAAGGTCAACACCCTGATCAGGCCtgatggagagaagaaggcaTATGTTCGACTGGCTCCTGACTATGACGCTTTGGATGTTGCCAACAAAATTGGGATCATCTAA